A section of the Leptotrichia buccalis C-1013-b genome encodes:
- the smc gene encoding chromosome segregation protein SMC, whose translation MYLKALELTGFKSFANRTVVEFDNGITSIVGPNGSGKSNILDAILWVLGEQSYKNIRAKESSDIIFSGGKNKKPKSMAEVSLIIDNEDRYLDVDFSEVKITRRIFKTGENEYLINNKKSRLKDIHNLFMDTGIGKQAYSIIGQGRVERIISSSSKELKEIIEEAAGVKRAKIEKEDSEKKLQDLKNEIEKIDYVEKDLKLRVDYLKKEQEKARLFKDYTKKIDLQRFMVLEYNVNEKTSLKYEYEEKNQEIKELLKENEKNLLHKKDELQKMIEIKEELHKNLENKKNENRKNLKNIQNLKDEYSKLVNQNSNLETEANEKSKRKNILDKDIAEKEEILKNSKNELELITKDLFSKEKEKSEWESKVGELKRKNEKIVSELKECTQKNSNFEVDKIKISGENEDLEKRILSAKSENKRLINEKKSLEIEFDKINQEKQTIENKKSEKEKEKLENEVKIQKLREKTDELRKEYSRINNKKNEISYSLQSSEVKHKAIANALEKNETFNRSIKYILNEKIDGVIGAFINLIDIPAGFEEAVQTLSSGMFQDIVVKDSEIGKKCIGILKEKKLGRASFLPIENIRVSKMNDFLPKIEKISQKNNLKNKMSEEESQNIILNTKGKNGIIDFARNIVKADKKFVNKNIEKVIQFVYGNSVIVENLEVGTELLKKGFNDRIVTLEGDIITSRGRMTGGHSFKGKDEILERKKELKHLESEIEKNKKNLKEFEKKLLEIVSEGEKIESERIEFEKKFENFKNEYQNFNENYNDFSMKFNRKQREIETLNYEVLESEKFILEKKARIQENFEIIQNIEKYIKENNLKMTSLNEELKNFENIDEFIQKLNIADRDYEILKVRTDNNKNRFAEIESDYKKLLNEKLELDEFQKKRELLGNELLKKISDKKSETGKSEVIIENIQNEIQKTEKNIYEIEEKEIKFISEVKDAELKIFKSQKDYEALMEKIVQNENELKNQEAEFNELENEEILNNEEYFEIANENELVTTKRKLSLNEKNRNDIGAVNLASIEEFEHENEHYQNIVAQKKDLLESREALFGFIREIEQEVTSKFLVAYEEINKNFAYMCETILNGAKGIIKMTDPENLLTTGLELSVKYKNKPEQTLLLLSGGEKSMLAVSFIMAIFMFKPSPFTFFDEIEAALDEKNTKKIVELLHQFIDKSQFILITHNKETMKGSHRLYGVTMNKEIGETKIVSVDV comes from the coding sequence ATGTACTTAAAAGCATTGGAGCTGACAGGGTTTAAATCGTTTGCAAATAGAACTGTTGTGGAGTTTGATAATGGGATTACTTCGATTGTCGGGCCTAACGGGAGTGGAAAGAGTAATATTCTGGATGCGATTTTGTGGGTTTTGGGAGAGCAGAGTTATAAGAATATACGGGCGAAAGAGAGTTCGGATATTATTTTTTCTGGCGGAAAGAATAAAAAGCCAAAGTCTATGGCGGAAGTTAGTCTTATTATTGATAATGAGGATAGATATTTGGATGTGGATTTTTCGGAAGTTAAGATTACTCGAAGAATTTTTAAGACTGGGGAAAATGAGTATTTGATAAATAATAAGAAGTCTAGGCTTAAGGATATTCATAATCTTTTTATGGATACAGGAATTGGAAAGCAGGCTTATTCAATAATTGGGCAAGGGCGTGTGGAGAGAATTATTAGTTCTTCGTCTAAGGAGCTGAAAGAGATTATTGAAGAGGCGGCTGGAGTCAAAAGAGCTAAGATTGAAAAGGAAGATTCTGAAAAAAAGCTGCAGGACTTGAAAAATGAAATTGAAAAAATTGATTATGTAGAAAAGGACTTGAAACTGCGGGTTGATTATTTAAAAAAGGAGCAGGAAAAGGCAAGACTTTTTAAAGATTATACGAAAAAGATTGATTTGCAGCGGTTTATGGTGCTGGAATACAATGTCAATGAAAAAACTTCCTTAAAATATGAATATGAGGAAAAAAATCAGGAAATTAAGGAATTATTGAAAGAAAACGAAAAAAATCTTTTACATAAAAAAGATGAACTTCAAAAAATGATTGAAATTAAGGAAGAATTGCATAAAAATTTAGAAAATAAAAAAAATGAAAATAGAAAAAATTTAAAAAATATTCAAAATTTAAAAGATGAATATTCAAAGCTAGTTAATCAAAATTCTAATTTAGAAACTGAAGCAAATGAAAAATCTAAAAGAAAAAATATTTTGGATAAGGACATTGCGGAAAAAGAGGAAATTCTAAAAAATTCTAAAAATGAGCTTGAATTAATAACAAAAGATTTATTTTCAAAGGAAAAGGAAAAATCTGAGTGGGAAAGTAAAGTTGGAGAGCTTAAACGAAAAAATGAGAAAATAGTATCTGAACTAAAAGAATGCACACAAAAAAATTCTAATTTTGAAGTGGATAAAATAAAAATTTCTGGGGAAAATGAAGATTTGGAAAAAAGAATTTTATCAGCAAAATCTGAAAATAAAAGGCTTATTAACGAAAAAAAGTCCTTAGAAATAGAATTTGACAAGATAAATCAGGAAAAACAGACAATTGAAAATAAAAAATCTGAAAAAGAAAAGGAAAAACTTGAAAATGAGGTAAAAATTCAGAAATTAAGGGAAAAAACTGATGAATTACGAAAAGAATATTCCAGAATTAATAATAAAAAGAATGAAATCAGCTATAGTCTTCAAAGTTCTGAAGTCAAGCATAAGGCGATTGCGAATGCACTTGAAAAAAATGAAACTTTTAACCGAAGCATAAAGTACATCCTGAATGAAAAAATTGATGGAGTAATTGGTGCATTTATTAATTTGATTGATATTCCAGCGGGATTTGAGGAAGCGGTGCAGACTTTATCAAGCGGAATGTTTCAGGATATTGTTGTAAAAGATAGTGAAATTGGGAAGAAATGTATTGGGATTCTGAAGGAAAAAAAGCTGGGAAGAGCTTCATTTTTGCCAATTGAAAACATTCGTGTTTCAAAAATGAATGATTTTTTACCTAAAATTGAAAAAATTTCACAGAAAAACAATTTAAAAAATAAAATGTCAGAGGAAGAAAGTCAAAATATAATTTTAAATACAAAAGGAAAAAATGGAATTATCGATTTTGCAAGAAATATTGTGAAAGCTGATAAGAAATTTGTAAATAAAAATATAGAAAAAGTTATTCAGTTTGTGTATGGAAATTCGGTTATTGTAGAGAATCTGGAAGTTGGAACAGAGCTTTTGAAAAAGGGGTTTAATGACAGGATTGTTACACTTGAGGGGGATATTATCACTTCCCGTGGGAGAATGACTGGCGGGCATTCGTTTAAAGGGAAGGATGAAATTCTGGAGCGAAAAAAGGAATTGAAACATCTGGAAAGTGAAATTGAAAAAAATAAAAAGAATTTAAAAGAATTTGAAAAAAAATTATTAGAAATTGTTTCAGAAGGAGAAAAAATTGAATCTGAAAGAATAGAATTTGAGAAAAAATTTGAAAATTTTAAAAATGAATATCAGAACTTTAATGAAAATTATAATGATTTTAGTATGAAATTTAACAGGAAACAGCGGGAAATTGAAACTTTGAATTATGAAGTTTTGGAAAGTGAGAAATTTATTTTAGAAAAAAAGGCAAGAATACAGGAAAATTTTGAAATAATTCAGAATATTGAAAAATATATTAAAGAAAATAATCTAAAAATGACAAGTTTGAATGAAGAATTGAAAAATTTTGAAAATATTGACGAATTTATTCAGAAATTAAATATTGCCGATAGAGATTATGAAATTTTGAAAGTTAGAACGGATAATAATAAAAATCGTTTTGCAGAAATTGAATCTGATTATAAGAAATTACTGAATGAAAAGCTGGAACTGGATGAATTTCAGAAAAAAAGAGAATTACTGGGAAATGAGCTTTTGAAAAAAATATCGGATAAGAAAAGTGAAACTGGGAAAAGTGAAGTAATTATTGAAAATATTCAGAATGAAATTCAGAAAACTGAAAAAAATATTTATGAAATCGAAGAAAAAGAGATAAAATTTATTAGCGAAGTAAAGGATGCTGAATTGAAAATATTTAAAAGTCAAAAGGATTATGAAGCATTAATGGAAAAAATTGTCCAGAATGAAAATGAGTTAAAGAATCAGGAAGCTGAATTTAATGAACTGGAAAATGAAGAAATTTTGAATAACGAAGAGTATTTTGAAATTGCTAATGAAAATGAACTGGTGACAACGAAAAGAAAATTATCGTTAAATGAGAAAAATCGTAATGACATAGGGGCAGTTAATTTAGCTTCCATTGAAGAATTTGAGCATGAAAATGAGCATTATCAGAACATTGTGGCTCAAAAAAAGGATTTGCTGGAAAGCCGGGAAGCATTGTTTGGATTTATACGGGAAATTGAACAGGAAGTTACAAGTAAATTTTTGGTGGCTTACGAAGAAATAAATAAAAATTTTGCGTATATGTGTGAAACAATTCTGAATGGTGCAAAGGGAATAATTAAGATGACTGATCCAGAAAATCTTTTAACGACAGGTCTGGAACTTAGCGTAAAATATAAAAATAAGCCTGAACAGACTTTGCTGCTGCTTTCAGGTGGGGAAAAATCAATGCTGGCAGTTTCGTTTATAATGGCAATCTTTATGTTTAAGCCAAGCCCATTTACATTTTTTGATGAAATAGAGGCGGCATTAGATGAAAAAAATACAAAAAAAATTGTGGAATTATTGCACCAGTTTATCGATAAGTCACAGTTTATCCTGATTACTCATAACAAGGAAACGATGAAAGGTTCTCACAGGCTTTATGGGGTTACGATGAATAAGGAAATTGGGGAAACTAAGATTGTATCGGTGGATGTATAA
- a CDS encoding exopolysaccharide biosynthesis polyprenyl glycosylphosphotransferase — protein sequence MAVSGMKKNYSYLFGILTIVMYLVGLLLINRGLGFKNVIVIVCSMIIYYVANVYNMTGRYRLRDIVIVVGINFILVVITLFLHLFILNEAIILFGLITMFQIIYRYIIMIGLAEKKRIVFIGENGYTDDLLESIKKDRQYKLSDFLKEEEENMDILTEKLLNLCENKKVDIIVDFTNNLLYDTKLVDKLLQYKLGGMQYYNYLEFYEMYENKLPVSNLSPKWFLENTGFEIYYNSFNLKAKRILDIIFALLIGVCVIPIMIIAAIIIKLESKGPIFFIQERIGEGNKPFKIVKFRSMTTDAEKDGPKWATKNDNRVTKFGKFMRLTRIDELPQLWNVLRGEMSFVGPRPEREFFIKQLEKEIMYYNLRHTVKPGLTGWAQVMYPYGASIEDAYRKLQYDLYYIKNHDIIFDMKILLKTVTIVIFGKGR from the coding sequence ATGGCAGTAAGTGGAATGAAAAAAAATTATTCCTATTTGTTTGGGATATTGACAATTGTGATGTATTTAGTAGGATTGCTACTTATAAATCGTGGGCTTGGATTTAAAAATGTAATTGTAATTGTGTGTTCAATGATAATTTATTATGTGGCAAATGTTTATAATATGACTGGCAGATATAGGTTAAGAGATATTGTGATTGTTGTTGGAATTAATTTTATACTTGTTGTGATAACGTTATTTTTACATTTGTTTATTTTAAATGAGGCAATAATTTTATTTGGGCTGATTACAATGTTTCAGATTATATATCGTTATATTATAATGATTGGATTAGCCGAAAAGAAAAGAATTGTTTTTATTGGAGAAAATGGATATACAGATGATTTGCTAGAAAGCATAAAGAAAGATCGTCAATATAAATTATCGGACTTTTTAAAAGAAGAAGAAGAAAATATGGATATTTTAACAGAAAAATTATTGAATCTATGTGAAAATAAAAAAGTTGACATAATTGTGGATTTTACAAATAATCTTTTATATGATACAAAACTTGTGGATAAACTTTTGCAGTATAAACTTGGCGGAATGCAATATTATAACTACCTCGAATTTTACGAAATGTATGAAAATAAACTGCCAGTTTCAAACTTGAGCCCAAAATGGTTCTTGGAAAATACAGGTTTTGAAATTTATTATAACAGCTTTAACTTGAAGGCAAAACGGATTCTTGACATAATTTTTGCACTTTTAATTGGAGTCTGTGTAATTCCGATTATGATTATTGCTGCAATAATAATAAAACTAGAGTCAAAAGGGCCGATATTCTTTATTCAGGAAAGAATTGGGGAAGGAAACAAGCCGTTTAAAATAGTAAAATTTCGTTCAATGACAACTGATGCGGAAAAAGACGGACCAAAATGGGCAACCAAAAATGACAACCGTGTCACAAAATTTGGTAAATTTATGCGTCTTACAAGAATTGATGAATTGCCACAATTATGGAATGTATTACGTGGAGAAATGAGCTTTGTAGGGCCGCGTCCAGAAAGGGAATTTTTTATAAAGCAGCTGGAAAAGGAAATTATGTACTACAATTTAAGACATACTGTAAAACCGGGACTTACTGGGTGGGCACAGGTGATGTATCCATATGGGGCGAGTATTGAGGATGCTTACAGAAAATTGCAGTATGATTTGTATTATATAAAAAATCATGACATTATTTTTGATATGAAAATATTGTTAAAGACAGTTACGATTGTGATTTTTGGAAAAGGGAGATAA